One segment of Methylotenera versatilis 79 DNA contains the following:
- a CDS encoding hypoxanthine-guanine phosphoribosyltransferase, which yields MSTDDPQRYIQNAELIYDEHTVSQAISSVAKQLNTYYANESPVVLCVMGGGVFFTGQLLPQLQFLLEFDYLHATRYHGIEGSAVEWLVKPKKNINARKVLILDDILDEGITLKNIVDECKLLGAAEIKVAVLVEKKLETTKPISADYVGLIVPNRYVFGCGMDVYGWWRNLPAIYAL from the coding sequence ATGAGCACTGATGATCCGCAACGCTATATTCAAAATGCTGAGCTAATTTATGATGAGCACACTGTCAGCCAAGCTATTTCGTCAGTAGCCAAGCAGCTTAATACCTATTATGCGAATGAGTCGCCGGTGGTGCTGTGTGTAATGGGCGGCGGCGTTTTTTTTACTGGGCAATTGTTACCACAATTACAATTTTTGCTGGAATTTGATTATTTGCACGCCACTCGCTATCACGGTATTGAGGGCAGCGCAGTGGAATGGCTGGTAAAGCCTAAAAAAAATATTAACGCTAGAAAAGTATTAATATTAGATGATATTTTGGACGAAGGTATCACTTTAAAAAACATAGTGGATGAATGCAAATTATTAGGCGCAGCCGAAATTAAAGTAGCTGTTTTAGTCGAAAAAAAACTTGAAACGACTAAGCCAATTAGCGCGGATTATGTAGGGCTAATCGTACCAAATCGCTATGTGTTTGGATGTGGTATGGATGTATATGGATGGTGGCGAAATTTGCCTGCTATTTACGCTTTATAA
- a CDS encoding UDP-glucose 4-epimerase family protein, with product MKILVTGASGFIGQSLIPTLKDQNIQVLQVTRQQTDSNMNSFFIPDFAAKDAWQSALSGCDVVIHLAARVHVMQDNAINPLEAFLAVNLHGTVNLAKAAVKAGVKRFVFVSSIKVNGELTEMQPFTENDLPNPQDPYAVSKYEAEKALRQIEKKTGMQVVILRPPLIYGTGVKANFAALLKLLNRKLPLPLANINNKRSFIYVSNFVDAIITCATHSKAAGQTYLVSDGEDVSMPQLIKKIAVALNKPSYLFRFPISIMRFFAKLVGKAASVDRLTQSLAIDSSKIRQELGWKPPFTMAEGLKVTANWYRQSLKNERS from the coding sequence ATGAAAATTTTAGTAACTGGTGCATCGGGATTTATTGGACAATCACTCATTCCAACTTTAAAAGATCAGAATATTCAAGTGTTGCAAGTAACACGTCAACAAACTGATTCAAATATGAACAGCTTTTTTATTCCTGATTTTGCTGCAAAAGATGCTTGGCAGAGTGCATTGTCAGGTTGTGATGTTGTAATCCATTTAGCTGCTCGCGTGCATGTGATGCAGGATAACGCAATCAATCCTTTAGAAGCTTTCTTAGCCGTTAATTTGCATGGCACTGTTAATTTGGCTAAAGCGGCTGTAAAGGCTGGTGTTAAAAGATTTGTATTTGTAAGCTCTATTAAGGTGAATGGCGAGCTTACTGAAATGCAGCCATTTACTGAAAATGATTTGCCAAACCCGCAAGATCCATATGCCGTTTCAAAATATGAAGCTGAAAAAGCATTGAGACAAATAGAAAAAAAAACGGGGATGCAAGTAGTAATTTTGCGGCCACCATTAATTTATGGGACAGGGGTTAAAGCGAATTTCGCAGCGTTGTTGAAGTTGCTCAATAGAAAGCTACCTTTACCATTGGCGAATATTAATAATAAACGCAGCTTTATTTATGTGAGTAATTTTGTAGATGCGATTATTACTTGCGCTACTCATTCAAAAGCCGCAGGGCAGACATATTTGGTGAGTGATGGGGAGGATGTCTCAATGCCGCAATTAATCAAGAAAATAGCTGTTGCATTAAATAAACCAAGTTATCTTTTCCGTTTCCCAATATCCATCATGCGTTTTTTTGCAAAGTTGGTTGGTAAAGCTGCCAGCGTTGATAGACTAACGCAGTCTTTGGCCATTGATAGTTCAAAAATTCGTCAAGAGCTTGGCTGGAAGCCACCTTTTACAATGGCAGAAGGTTTGAAAGTGACGGCTAATTGGTATCGTCAATCACTAAAAAATGAACGTTCTTAA
- the epsA gene encoding XrtB/PEP-CTERM-associated transcriptional regulator EpsA, whose protein sequence is MQLYPHLIDMNRERHAVMENNTTNQNWEQVFRVIQKSFSVQKHVDFFNWLQGSVNEVLPHDILVAAWGDFATGDLNFDVSSNIDDIRTQKLIDAPGVFAYLMSNLHQRWLDNGERWFRINFFDAAGINAQSPTPFTRKLVGMNSLLVYGVRDTRGKNDCIYVFFDKSREFQVQHSVLGLLMPHVDSALRRVEYMETPVTEEELIEELNLGGLSEREHEILHWVKTGKTNFEIGMILTISPNTVKNHLKRIFQKLDVSCRAQAVAKYTPHKLA, encoded by the coding sequence ATGCAATTGTATCCTCATCTAATCGATATGAATCGTGAGAGGCATGCAGTGATGGAAAATAATACAACAAACCAAAATTGGGAACAGGTTTTTAGAGTGATTCAAAAATCATTTTCTGTTCAAAAGCACGTTGATTTTTTTAATTGGTTACAAGGCAGTGTGAATGAGGTATTACCGCATGATATTTTAGTGGCTGCTTGGGGTGATTTTGCGACAGGTGATCTTAACTTTGATGTGTCATCGAATATCGATGATATTCGTACACAAAAACTAATTGATGCGCCGGGTGTATTTGCTTATTTGATGTCAAATTTGCATCAACGCTGGTTAGATAATGGCGAAAGATGGTTTCGGATCAACTTTTTTGATGCTGCCGGTATCAATGCGCAGTCGCCAACGCCTTTTACGCGTAAGTTGGTTGGAATGAACTCTTTGTTAGTTTATGGTGTGCGCGATACACGCGGAAAAAATGATTGCATCTATGTGTTTTTCGACAAGTCGCGTGAATTTCAAGTGCAACATTCAGTTTTGGGTCTATTGATGCCACATGTCGATTCTGCCTTACGACGTGTTGAATATATGGAAACACCAGTGACAGAAGAAGAGTTGATTGAAGAGTTGAATTTGGGTGGTTTGAGTGAGCGTGAGCATGAAATTTTACATTGGGTTAAAACAGGTAAAACTAATTTTGAAATCGGCATGATTTTGACGATTAGTCCCAATACTGTTAAAAATCACTTGAAGCGTATTTTTCAAAAATTAGATGTATCTTGCAGGGCGCAGGCTGTTGCTAAATACACGCCGCATAAGTTAGCTTAG
- the galU gene encoding UTP--glucose-1-phosphate uridylyltransferase GalU, translated as MTTITKAVFPVAGLGTRFLPATKASPKEMLPIVDKPLIQYAAEEAIAAGATELIFITGRNKRSIEDHFDNASELEASLEASGKKAMLEVLKAILPSHVSCIFIRQPKALGLGHAVLCAKPVVGDNPFSVILADDLIDAPIGATAQMAAVYASKKASVLGVEDVLPSETASYGIVDAFNVAENLLQLKSIVEKPKPADAPSNLAVVGRYILTPKIFDCLEKVKPGKGGEIQLTDGISDLMQLEPIFAYRFAGKRFDCGSKLGFMKANVELALQHPEIAKDFAEYLKTIK; from the coding sequence ATGACTACCATTACAAAAGCAGTTTTCCCTGTTGCAGGATTAGGTACACGTTTTTTACCAGCGACTAAAGCCAGTCCAAAAGAAATGTTACCAATAGTTGATAAGCCACTGATTCAATACGCCGCTGAAGAAGCAATAGCCGCAGGCGCCACAGAGCTTATTTTTATTACCGGGCGAAATAAACGATCCATTGAGGATCATTTTGATAATGCCAGTGAATTAGAAGCATCGCTGGAGGCTAGTGGTAAAAAAGCGATGTTAGAAGTGTTAAAAGCTATTTTACCGTCACATGTCTCTTGTATTTTTATTCGTCAGCCTAAAGCGCTTGGGCTTGGCCACGCTGTGCTTTGCGCTAAACCAGTGGTGGGAGATAATCCTTTCAGTGTAATTTTGGCAGATGATTTGATTGATGCGCCAATTGGTGCTACTGCACAAATGGCGGCAGTTTATGCGAGCAAGAAGGCGTCAGTATTGGGTGTTGAGGATGTGTTGCCATCAGAAACAGCCAGTTACGGTATTGTGGATGCATTTAATGTGGCTGAAAATTTACTACAATTAAAAAGCATTGTTGAAAAACCCAAGCCAGCAGACGCACCTTCAAATTTGGCAGTAGTAGGGCGCTATATTTTAACGCCTAAAATATTTGATTGTTTAGAGAAGGTTAAGCCTGGTAAAGGCGGAGAAATTCAGCTGACGGATGGTATTTCAGACCTTATGCAATTAGAACCTATTTTTGCTTATCGATTCGCAGGCAAGCGATTTGATTGTGGTAGTAAACTCGGCTTTATGAAGGCGAATGTGGAGTTAGCACTTCAACACCCAGAAATTGCAAAAGATTTCGCTGAGTACTTAAAGACTATTAAGTAA
- a CDS encoding glycosyltransferase family 2 protein: MNEIILSIAIPTYNRANWLKLCLDELLPQVIAVGNNVDVTVYDNASPDNTAEVVQTYLDSGLSLNYVRNAENIGSDRNIAQCFNFAKGRYVLILGDDDVVLEGALRKLTDLLSAGNYGAVFISAYGYNNNFKKEKPKQSVVKPLAFESNNAFVEKCATNAAFISSLVINRNSMMGIDANQFVGTALVQTYLFYEAISRNSNTLYVNEYLVAAKRIESRDYNVINIFTIEFNNALQYLMLKGLDKATINRINRKLLWYFLPIHLINLRKTQKKVGTEASFIALHQLYKHEILFWICCMPILKFPKWIACFWGYALLALGRVSNGEFGRLWVAFREVTLNAKSKLF; this comes from the coding sequence ATGAATGAAATCATTCTTTCCATTGCTATACCTACTTATAACCGCGCCAATTGGCTTAAGTTATGTCTAGATGAATTACTGCCTCAAGTTATAGCAGTCGGCAATAATGTTGATGTCACTGTTTATGATAATGCATCACCTGATAATACCGCCGAGGTAGTGCAGACATATCTTGATAGCGGCTTATCTCTGAACTATGTGCGCAATGCCGAAAACATAGGATCTGATAGAAACATTGCTCAATGCTTTAACTTTGCAAAAGGGCGTTATGTGCTTATTTTAGGTGATGATGATGTTGTTTTGGAAGGTGCGTTACGCAAATTAACGGATTTACTTTCAGCAGGTAATTACGGTGCTGTTTTTATTAGTGCTTATGGGTACAATAATAATTTTAAAAAAGAAAAACCTAAGCAATCAGTTGTAAAGCCATTAGCATTTGAAAGTAATAATGCTTTTGTAGAAAAATGTGCTACTAATGCCGCATTTATATCATCATTAGTTATCAATCGAAATAGCATGATGGGTATTGATGCTAATCAATTTGTAGGAACTGCATTAGTACAGACCTACTTATTTTATGAAGCGATTAGTAGAAACTCTAATACTTTGTACGTGAATGAATACTTGGTAGCTGCTAAACGCATTGAGAGTAGAGATTACAACGTAATCAATATTTTTACCATTGAATTCAATAATGCATTGCAATACCTTATGCTTAAAGGGCTTGATAAAGCAACTATTAATCGTATTAACAGAAAATTATTATGGTATTTTTTACCAATCCATCTTATTAATTTAAGAAAAACGCAAAAAAAAGTCGGTACTGAGGCTTCTTTTATTGCTTTGCACCAGTTATATAAGCATGAAATATTATTTTGGATATGTTGTATGCCTATATTAAAGTTTCCCAAGTGGATTGCATGTTTTTGGGGATATGCATTATTAGCACTAGGGCGCGTTAGTAATGGCGAATTCGGTAGGCTTTGGGTAGCTTTTCGTGAGGTAACACTTAACGCAAAATCAAAGTTATTTTAA
- a CDS encoding undecaprenyl-phosphate glucose phosphotransferase gives MQPLLDGVAILGVAWFFIQLNVGYLTQDYIILLLVLLGLVSVMYDRFAIYRTSSSFVAKLFSLFNAWSISFLALFVLGFLTKQSHVYSRVFITELFLVGFIAQSIIHFFIRIVNRRINKHSHVTDNVIIVGQGQLANYLEHKITSNPWLNERVIGNVSIEEEIKRKRKAQKSELNDYPTSRTIHLGKVAELPDLIDEHDINTIYIVTPLESSRVLEELYFVLLDKHVTIHWIPDIFSLRLINHSVKEIAGIPVLTLSETPLTGVSKLGKAIEDKVLSFLILLLITPVLIVVAIVVKLDSPGPVFFRQDRTGWNGKTFSIWKFRSMRVNQQVANNQPLEQAKKNDSRITKVGAFIRKTSLDELPQVFNVLKGDMSLVGPRPHAVQHDEVYSRRISDYYARHNIKPGITGLAQVRGYRGETKEIDQMTKRIESDIEYINNWSIWLDLSILMRTVTAFTGKGAY, from the coding sequence TTGCAGCCATTATTAGATGGTGTTGCCATATTAGGTGTGGCATGGTTTTTTATTCAACTCAATGTTGGATATCTTACGCAGGATTACATCATTTTATTACTAGTCTTGCTCGGCTTGGTTTCTGTAATGTACGATCGGTTTGCAATTTATCGCACCAGTTCGAGTTTTGTAGCCAAATTATTTAGTTTATTCAATGCCTGGTCTATTAGTTTCTTAGCACTATTTGTATTAGGTTTTTTAACCAAACAAAGTCATGTTTATTCCCGTGTTTTCATTACGGAGTTATTTTTAGTAGGCTTTATTGCGCAGAGTATCATTCATTTTTTCATTAGAATCGTTAACCGCCGTATCAATAAACATTCTCATGTGACAGATAACGTCATTATTGTCGGACAAGGTCAATTAGCAAACTATTTAGAGCATAAAATAACTTCAAATCCTTGGTTAAATGAGCGTGTGATTGGAAATGTCTCGATCGAAGAAGAAATAAAGCGTAAGCGTAAAGCGCAAAAATCAGAACTTAATGATTATCCAACAAGCCGTACTATTCATCTAGGTAAAGTGGCTGAACTGCCTGATTTGATTGATGAACATGACATTAATACTATCTATATAGTGACGCCATTAGAGTCATCTAGAGTTTTAGAAGAGCTGTATTTTGTTTTACTTGATAAGCATGTAACTATTCATTGGATTCCGGATATTTTTTCACTTAGACTTATTAATCACAGTGTGAAAGAAATTGCAGGTATACCTGTATTAACCCTTTCTGAAACACCATTAACTGGTGTGAGTAAGCTGGGTAAAGCGATTGAAGACAAAGTACTTTCATTCTTAATTTTATTACTAATCACGCCAGTGCTAATCGTTGTGGCAATTGTAGTTAAACTCGATAGTCCTGGACCTGTCTTCTTTAGGCAAGATAGAACTGGTTGGAATGGCAAAACGTTTAGTATTTGGAAATTTCGTAGCATGCGCGTAAACCAACAAGTGGCGAATAATCAGCCACTTGAGCAAGCTAAAAAAAATGACTCACGTATTACTAAGGTAGGGGCTTTTATACGTAAAACTAGCTTAGATGAGTTGCCGCAAGTATTTAATGTGCTTAAAGGCGATATGTCATTGGTTGGACCAAGGCCGCATGCTGTACAGCATGATGAAGTTTACTCTCGACGCATCAGTGATTATTACGCACGACACAACATTAAGCCTGGTATCACAGGTTTAGCTCAGGTAAGAGGTTATAGGGGAGAAACAAAAGAAATAGACCAAATGACCAAACGTATCGAATCAGATATTGAGTATATTAATAACTGGTCGATCTGGTTAGATTTGTCTATTTTGATGCGTACAGTAACTGCTTTTACGGGCAAAGGTGCTTATTAA
- a CDS encoding MraY family glycosyltransferase, giving the protein MQYLFLSFLITFFAVILILKTRIANIALDEPNQRSLHTKLTPRIGGLAIMAGILISWLASAWSVSATNWYWVLFPFILMLTSLTDDIYQLSVKWRLLIQLTASAVFLLVILPHQALWLIILLTLLITWMTNLFNFMDGSDGLAGGMGLFGFATYAIAAYLMGDMHLALMNGVIVAACFAFLLFNFHPAKIFMGDSGSIPLGFLAGSIGVYGYFNALWPVWFPILVFSPFIMDATVTLIKRQMAGEKIWQAHRSHYYQRLVQMGLGHKKTAIVEYFLMLSIAVTAILLLKQSIIYILLALFFWVIAYLIIMRWIDKCWVQTQKSA; this is encoded by the coding sequence ATGCAATATTTGTTTCTATCATTTTTAATCACTTTTTTTGCGGTGATTTTAATATTAAAAACACGCATCGCCAATATTGCATTAGATGAACCCAATCAACGTTCGTTACATACCAAGTTAACGCCACGTATTGGTGGGCTGGCGATTATGGCCGGTATATTGATTTCGTGGTTAGCGAGTGCCTGGTCAGTAAGCGCGACTAATTGGTATTGGGTATTATTTCCTTTCATTTTGATGTTAACTTCATTAACGGATGATATTTATCAACTATCGGTTAAATGGCGATTACTGATTCAGCTCACAGCAAGTGCTGTGTTTTTGTTGGTGATTTTGCCACATCAGGCATTGTGGTTAATCATATTGCTGACATTGCTCATCACATGGATGACCAATTTATTTAATTTTATGGATGGCTCTGATGGCTTAGCTGGTGGAATGGGTTTATTTGGCTTTGCCACTTATGCGATTGCTGCATATTTGATGGGCGATATGCATCTGGCTTTAATGAACGGTGTCATTGTTGCCGCCTGTTTTGCGTTTCTGCTTTTTAATTTTCATCCTGCAAAGATATTTATGGGCGACTCTGGCTCCATACCGTTAGGATTCCTTGCTGGATCCATTGGCGTGTATGGTTATTTTAATGCTTTGTGGCCTGTATGGTTTCCAATATTGGTATTTTCTCCATTTATAATGGATGCGACGGTAACGCTGATTAAACGGCAGATGGCTGGTGAGAAGATTTGGCAGGCGCATCGTAGCCATTATTATCAGCGCTTGGTGCAAATGGGTTTGGGGCACAAGAAAACGGCAATAGTTGAGTATTTTTTAATGTTAAGTATTGCCGTTACGGCTATTCTATTGCTGAAGCAGTCTATTATTTACATCTTATTAGCACTGTTTTTTTGGGTAATTGCTTATTTAATCATCATGCGATGGATTGATAAATGTTGGGTGCAAACTCAAAAAAGCGCTTAA
- a CDS encoding glycosyltransferase, protein MDQYPHPKVLVLLATFNGANYLPAQLDSILNQQKVAVHIVISDDQSSDDTPNVLSKLSDERFEVLPSVTILGSAGKNFYRLILDAKIDGYDYIAFADQDDIWGQDKLINHIQLAKYNQADGVSSNVMAFWSNGENKEIIKSQPQKKWDFLFESAGPGCTFLMTPWLINKVREQLMDAQSPARQVILHDWLTYAICRAHGHKWIIDSTPSMLYRQHSNNVVGANIGLKAKLARLKKLKQGWYRAEVIKVAAVVALISDNAGLKKLNKLLNQKSFISQIKLLLYVPQARRFALDRFVLFVLIASFVF, encoded by the coding sequence ATGGATCAATACCCGCACCCTAAAGTATTGGTACTTTTGGCAACTTTTAATGGTGCCAATTATTTGCCAGCACAGCTTGATAGTATTTTAAATCAACAAAAAGTTGCTGTTCACATCGTTATTTCTGATGACCAATCTAGCGATGACACCCCCAATGTTTTGAGTAAATTAAGTGACGAAAGATTTGAAGTATTACCATCAGTTACAATATTGGGGTCAGCAGGGAAAAATTTTTATAGATTGATTTTGGATGCAAAAATTGATGGCTATGATTACATCGCTTTTGCTGACCAAGATGATATTTGGGGACAAGATAAGCTAATAAATCATATTCAATTGGCGAAATATAATCAAGCGGACGGGGTTTCTTCAAATGTAATGGCTTTTTGGTCAAATGGTGAAAATAAAGAAATTATTAAATCGCAACCTCAAAAAAAATGGGATTTTTTGTTTGAGTCAGCAGGACCAGGATGTACGTTTTTAATGACACCTTGGTTAATTAACAAAGTGCGCGAACAATTGATGGACGCGCAAAGCCCTGCACGGCAGGTTATATTACACGATTGGCTCACCTACGCGATATGTAGGGCGCATGGACATAAGTGGATAATTGATTCCACGCCTTCAATGTTATATCGACAACACTCCAATAATGTTGTGGGTGCTAATATTGGATTAAAGGCAAAACTTGCCAGACTGAAAAAACTCAAGCAAGGTTGGTATCGTGCAGAAGTGATTAAAGTTGCGGCAGTGGTGGCATTAATTTCAGACAACGCAGGTTTAAAAAAACTAAATAAATTGTTAAATCAAAAAAGCTTTATTTCCCAAATTAAACTACTCCTATATGTGCCGCAAGCAAGAAGATTTGCTTTAGATCGGTTTGTTTTGTTTGTTTTAATTGCAAGTTTTGTATTTTGA
- a CDS encoding polysaccharide biosynthesis protein, whose translation MVKRLFNWRIASAFIHDLLAVSFAWILAYLLRFNFNIPPEFILSLTQVMLWAVPLQVVFFVQFGLYKGVWRFASLPDLQRVLKAVLAAALLVVTLLFMFKPSNFVPRSVLILDPILLILMVGGSRFVYRAWKDYALYGHTHMRGEPVLLLGAGEAAIALVKDLARSTEWRVVGLLDDNSAMHGRQLQGVKVLGGLNRLAHYADSLGAKHAIVVMPSASHSARKHAVQLANEAGIAVLTVPAFDDLMSGKVNISQIRKVDVEDLLGRDAVKLDNTGLQHLIENHTVMVTGAGGSIGSELCRQIIKYKPNTLVCLDISEYALYNIEQEFSRQGLTINLVYKTGDVKSTYRVTELLRQFQPSVVFHAAAYKHVPLMENGNVWEALANNVIGTHTLAKACMDNKVAKFVLISTDKAVNPTNVMGASKRLGEMVCQGLQGHELDFGDSTRFVIVRFGNVLGSSGSVIPKFRKQIAKGGPITITHPEITRYFMSIPEAAQLVMQAGLMGNGGEIFVLDMGEPVKIAALAADMIRLSGLQVEDIKIEYVGLRPGEKLYEELLADDEHTISTPHEKLRIALARPVDKVWVKKLLKWIEHSQGLNEELIKNELKFWVEEYSPQLQSVTHTEIVTEQITLH comes from the coding sequence ATGGTTAAAAGATTATTTAATTGGCGAATAGCGTCAGCATTTATCCACGATTTACTTGCGGTCAGCTTTGCGTGGATACTGGCTTATCTGCTTCGGTTTAACTTCAATATTCCACCAGAGTTTATACTTTCGCTTACGCAGGTGATGTTGTGGGCCGTGCCGCTACAAGTGGTTTTCTTTGTACAGTTTGGCCTTTACAAAGGCGTATGGCGCTTTGCCAGTTTGCCGGATTTACAACGTGTTCTAAAAGCGGTTTTAGCTGCTGCATTGCTGGTGGTGACATTGCTGTTTATGTTTAAACCGAGTAATTTCGTACCGAGATCCGTTCTGATTCTTGACCCAATTCTATTGATTTTAATGGTTGGCGGTAGTCGCTTTGTATACAGAGCTTGGAAAGATTATGCGTTGTATGGGCACACGCATATGCGAGGTGAGCCAGTATTGCTGCTAGGTGCAGGCGAAGCGGCAATTGCGTTGGTAAAAGATTTAGCCAGAAGTACAGAATGGCGCGTAGTTGGATTGTTGGATGATAATAGCGCGATGCATGGCCGCCAATTGCAAGGTGTAAAAGTGCTGGGCGGACTGAATCGATTAGCACATTATGCCGATTCTTTAGGGGCAAAGCACGCTATTGTTGTTATGCCGTCTGCATCACATAGCGCCAGAAAACATGCGGTTCAATTAGCGAATGAAGCAGGGATAGCGGTATTAACAGTACCTGCTTTTGACGATTTAATGAGTGGAAAAGTGAATATTTCGCAAATTAGAAAAGTGGATGTAGAAGATTTACTGGGACGAGATGCGGTTAAATTAGACAATACTGGTTTGCAGCATTTGATTGAAAATCACACAGTGATGGTGACTGGCGCAGGCGGATCGATAGGCTCAGAGTTGTGTCGGCAAATTATTAAATATAAACCTAACACATTGGTTTGTTTAGATATTTCTGAGTATGCACTGTATAACATTGAGCAAGAATTCAGTCGACAAGGGTTAACGATTAATTTGGTGTATAAAACTGGTGATGTTAAAAGTACTTATCGCGTAACAGAGTTACTGAGACAGTTTCAACCTTCTGTTGTGTTTCATGCAGCAGCGTACAAGCATGTGCCGCTGATGGAAAATGGTAATGTTTGGGAAGCATTAGCCAATAATGTGATTGGCACCCATACGCTGGCCAAAGCTTGTATGGATAATAAGGTGGCAAAATTCGTTTTAATTTCAACCGATAAAGCGGTTAACCCAACCAATGTGATGGGCGCTAGCAAACGGCTTGGTGAAATGGTCTGTCAGGGTTTACAAGGACATGAATTGGATTTTGGTGATAGCACGCGATTCGTAATCGTGCGCTTTGGTAATGTTTTAGGTAGCAGCGGCAGTGTAATACCCAAATTTAGAAAGCAGATTGCTAAAGGCGGGCCAATTACCATTACACATCCTGAAATCACACGTTATTTTATGTCTATTCCCGAAGCTGCGCAGTTGGTGATGCAAGCAGGGTTAATGGGTAACGGCGGCGAGATTTTTGTGCTGGATATGGGCGAGCCAGTTAAAATCGCTGCATTGGCCGCCGATATGATTCGGCTTTCTGGCTTGCAAGTAGAGGATATTAAAATTGAGTATGTTGGCTTGCGTCCGGGTGAGAAGCTTTATGAGGAGTTGCTTGCAGATGACGAGCATACGATTAGCACGCCGCATGAAAAATTACGCATAGCGTTAGCCAGGCCTGTTGATAAAGTTTGGGTTAAAAAACTATTGAAATGGATAGAACATTCTCAAGGGTTAAATGAAGAATTGATTAAGAATGAGTTAAAATTTTGGGTAGAAGAATATAGTCCGCAGCTACAAAGCGTTACGCATACTGAAATAGTGACTGAACAAATTACATTGCACTGA
- a CDS encoding polysaccharide biosynthesis/export family protein, with translation MNIKHYFSVLLAGLLYANIAFSVELPESYTLREGDVLDVSVWGEETLKKEVKVLPDGSITFPLAGRVDVSNATTTEVEKRITEKLKTYLPDPQVTVVISSIEGNRVYVIGKVLKPGPILLISPMTVMQALSQAGGLDKFADSDDLKVLRTTKGVQNTISVDYDDLINGKNLDSNILLKTGDTILVP, from the coding sequence ATGAACATCAAGCATTATTTTTCAGTTTTATTAGCTGGACTTTTATACGCGAATATTGCATTCAGTGTTGAGCTTCCAGAGTCTTATACGTTGCGCGAAGGTGATGTATTGGATGTATCGGTTTGGGGCGAAGAGACGCTAAAAAAAGAAGTTAAAGTATTGCCAGACGGTAGTATCACATTTCCATTAGCTGGTCGTGTAGATGTTTCAAATGCAACAACAACAGAAGTTGAAAAGCGCATTACTGAGAAGCTGAAAACTTATTTACCTGATCCACAGGTGACTGTTGTGATATCAAGTATCGAAGGCAACCGAGTTTATGTGATTGGTAAAGTGCTTAAGCCAGGCCCGATCTTATTAATTAGTCCCATGACAGTTATGCAAGCACTCAGTCAGGCTGGTGGCTTAGATAAATTTGCCGATTCTGATGATTTAAAAGTATTGCGTACTACTAAGGGAGTTCAAAACACTATTTCTGTCGATTATGATGATTTGATTAATGGAAAAAATTTGGATTCAAACATTCTGTTAAAAACAGGCGATACAATATTAGTCCCTTAA